cctcccaaagtgctgcgattacaggcatgagccactgtgcccagcccagagtgtTATTTAAATTTCGCATATTAAATATCTCTTGACCATTACTATACTCACAGCAATATGAAAGCATTAGTCCTTGCTTCCACAAGAAAGGAGATTTCCTAACTGTCACTCAGGTAATTTAATCTGTACATTCTACCTTGTTTACAGCCATATAGCTGtaagattgcagcctgggccagagaTCTGTACAGCAGAATTGGAAGGAGCTATTATGGTGTGACTTGCTGAAAGAGTTTCTGTCCAAAATCAAATTCTTCCACTGACTTGCTTCACTGACTCTTATTCCCaccatttgaaaatgtttgcttTGGGTTAAGGTATTATTCTCACAAGAAATTTTCTTAAGATATAGATCTCCCAGGGAGAGCTAAGATaacccaaagctctgggattcaTTTGTTAATGTTAACTCAGCAGGACACGAACGAACAAGGCACAGGACAGCTAAGTTTCTGTGTGTGGAGGGTCCCGTGGATCTTTTTCTCGCTCACATCTCAGAAGTCTCATGTCACTACATACtaatatattttcctcatttaataTCCGATATTGCTACTGATGAGTATTTCCCTTTAATGAATTACATTTGGGTTATAGTTATCTTCACCTACATAGATAAGCCGGCAGTTCTTAATTTACAAATGAGCCAAACATTCATACAGTAATTTTGGTCTCCCACTGCCAATTAATTACAGAAAACAATGGAGCTTTTTTGTAAATCTGGGGCTTAAttgtgaaggaagaaaagactcCCAAGTCAAGGTGTGCCTACGATGGCTGACTCCAAGGACAATCTTGCTGGCAGTGATTGCCTACCTATTTAGAGGccactctctccctttcctcatccCCAAATCTCTTCCAAATGTTGCCTAAATTCCACCATATAGAGTTTGTTTtgattaataaaattcaaatgcacctgacaaagaattcaaaaggaCATAGAGGCCAAATTTGGGGCAATTTAAATATCAAAAGGAATAATGACTGCAATTGATTATAaaacagtgaataaataaaaacccatGAGTCTATAgtgataaagagagagagagaaaaaagataatttgccACCTTTGAAAGTGATTGTTATACTAACTTCTTATTCTGAAAATTGGTTAATTAAAGCACCTACCCTGTCTTTTAAGGAGGAATTGTAGTTCATTCCCAGTTGGTGAAGAGACGTTTTGTGTGTGTTCACAAATGCTAGctaataaatatagaagaaatgataTAATTAGAAAAGTCATCATTCTGTCATCCCCAATGAAATAATAATTCAGTCAAGGGTGATCAAGAATGCTAACACATAATGGGAAAGGTTGTTTTGGggtccgttttttttttttttttttttgagacagagtctcgctctgtcacccaggctggagtgcagtggcgcgatcttgcctcactgcaagctccgcctcccaggttcacgccattctcctgcctcagtctctccaagtagctgggactacaggcgcccgccaccacgcccagctaattttttgtatttttagtacagacggggtttcaccgtggtctcgatctcctgacctcgtgatccacccgcctcggcctcccaaagtgctgggattacaagcgtgagccaccgcgcccggctggggtCCGATATTTGCATGGGACCAAAGTACCACCTCACAGATGACCCTCTAATTACAAAggagggtttcaccactttgatGAAATTTAACATCACAAATAGCGGGACAATCTGATACTGTGTGCCGCCTAATGTGACAACAATCTAAAGTACACATCATTGCCTCTGATATATTCTTGCTCAACCTGATTAATTTGAAGTTAATAAGAGTTTGGATTTAACCTTCCAATTTATaggaaatgaaggagatagagaatcAAGTTAAATCGCACCTGcagaaaacaatcaaataaaCCCAAAATGTAAAGCATCCTACAAATTCATTTGTCCTGATCTCTTCAAAAGGTCAATTTTATGGGGAAAAAAGTGGAGGTGTGACATCTTTCCTTACCCATTGTAAGGGTCATGGCCAACACTGTTACAACAGAAGACAAGTTAGTAAAAGTGtaactaatttatttaatcaaagttttatgtgAAAGTCATTTGTAAAGCACCTACTAAAAAAATTTCAGCCTTTTCAGACTTCCAAATTGGGATTTGTCTGAAAGAGAACATAAGTCCCTGTGAATGACTCCTTAATACTTCTTGTATCAAATTACCTCCTCAGTCTCTAAATCATTCAactgtggtgtgggtgtgtgtgtgttgggagaagGAAGTGATATATCTTGTCATCTTAACAAACACACTAATCAGGCCTAACCTCTTCTTTAGCTTCCTAGGAGGCATGTACAAATTCCCTGAGAGTTCTCACGAACTTACACCACCTCATACTTTTCTAGGGAAAGTGGCCACTCCTAGGAGAACAATGGGTGCACTTCACAAAGTCTCTCAGGAAGTTCCATACCTCAGTGTGATAAAACCTTATGGAaacaagaggagagagaaaatgaaacgGGAAGGATCCAGAAGGAAGCAGTGATGAACTAAAGGGAAGAACCAATGTCcttaataaagacaaaaaaggaaaacatcaaaaagaaggaacagggccgggtgtggtggctcacacctgtaatccctgcactttggcaggctgaggcaggtggatcacctgaggtcaggagtttgagactagcctggccaacatgatgaaaccttgtctctactaaaaatacaaaaaattagctggcaatggtggcgtgcacctgtaatcccagctactcaggaggctgaggcaggagaatcacttgaatctgggaggcagaggttgtagtgagccgagatcgcaccactgcaatccagcctgggcaacgagagcaaaagtccaactcaaaaaataacaaataaaaatatataaaaattagccaggtgtggtggtacatgcctgtaatcccagctacttgggatgccaaggcagaagaatcgcttcaatccagtaggcagaggttgcagtgagccaagatcgtgccactgcactccagcctgggcaacagagtgagactctgtctcaaaaaaaaaaaaaaaaaaaaaggatgaacaGGCAGTAATGTTAATCCCTAGGTCAGGAAGGATTAACATTTAAGAATAGGGATATTAATTTGACAGTTAGATAATCGTTTGTGACCTTGGAAAAACAATTTCGATAGCCTGTGGCAGAAACTAGGAACACTTAAGAAATGAGTGGCAGCCTGTGACAGAAACTAGATTAGGAACACTTAAGAAATGAGTGGCTGATGAGAAAGTGGAAGTAAATAAAAGATGGCAAGTGAATAAATTTCTGAAAAGAGACAAGGTACCTGCTCTAGACAGGGCACTGTACTGGCCACTGTGCAGACTTCACGGGCATATGACCTTTGCAGTTGCACAGAGTCCAGCACTTATAAGGGTCCTGGCTTGGCTTAATACTTTGATGTcatgtcttgaaattcttaataatttttgaacacgGCACCCTGCATTTGCATTTTGCACAAGGCTCCACAAATTATGCAGTAGGCCTGTCTTAGTTCGTTCTCATGCTGCCATGaacacccaagactgggcaatttataaagaaaaaggtttaattggctcacagttccacatggcaggggaggcctcaggaaacttacaatcatggcaaaaggcaccTCTTCATAGGGcggaaggagagagaatgagtgcaagcaggggaaaatgccagatgcttataaaaccatcagatctcccgAGACGCACtaattatcatgagaacagcatgggggaaaccacccccatgattcaattgcctcaaCCTGGTCCcatccttgacatgtggggattacagggattacaattcaaggtgagatttggatgggaacacagagccaaaccatatcaaggtccAACAGGGCACTGAAGGGGACCCAAAATATgtcattcatcattcatttatCTAATGTTGAATATTCCATAAATAAGTGAATTGCCTGCTACAGAGCCAATCACTGTAGTGGTCTCTGGAAACATAAGAAACATAGTGAACAATACAAATGTatgatagatttttaaagaaaaggttgTTACCTTcaagaatattaaaatgtaaatacagtGATTATATGACATTCTAATTAAGCACTTTAGCTGCAGGGCCTATATAATTTTAGTCAATGTATTCAACTTCCCTACATCCCAGATTAGGGAGAATTTACCCTCCTAAGTTTGTTAGGGGAATGAAATCAGGAACATAATGTACTTGGCCCATTACAAGGTATACAGTAGTATTCAATAATGTAAGTGACTATGATGAATTTCCAGCACCTagcattgcctggcacatagtaagagtTTGGTAAATAACTTTGTTTGTTaagtgggagagaaaggaaatttCAAATCAATCTGGATTGTTAGacatacatttgtaaaaataaaacaaatatgtttgTTTCATATATGTAAGCATTGATTAGGCCAACAAGAAAATGTGAGAGGATATATAATAAGTTGTTGATCATGGTCAAATCTATGTAATAGGATTTTGTGGGGaaagattttttgtgtgtgttttactttataaactccttatttaaaaatcaagattttagaaaataaagctttGGTGTATTCAGAATATAATGGCAGATAACAAAGCTTATAGTTTATTACAATTCCTCCCTTTTAAGAGTTAGCTTCTtccctcatgcctgtaatcccagcactttgggaggccgaggtgggtggatcacaaggtcaagagatggagaccatcctggctgacatggtgaaaccccgtctctactaaaaatacaaaaaataagccgggcatggtggtctATTTCACAGGACTATTTCACAGTAATTAGACTTACAAAATCTTAACACTAGatagacgcctgtagtcccagctacttgagaggctgaggcaggagaatcacttgaacccgggaggcggaggttgcagtgagccgagattgcgccactgcactccagcctggtgacagatcgagactccgtctcaaaaacaaacaaacaaaatgagttACCTTCTTCCaaccgggcaaggtggctcacacctataatcccagcaccttgggaggccaaggcgggcggatcacttaagatcaggaattccagactaacccagccaacatggtgaaatcctatctccactaaaaatacaaaaattagccaggcgtggtggtgcacgcctgcagtccttactacttgagaggctaaggcaggagaatcgcttgaacccaggaggcgggggttgcagtgagcagagatcgtgccactgcactccagcctgggcgacagagcgagactctgtctcaaaacaaaaacaaaattagccgggcatggtagcatgggcctgcaatcccagctacttgggtggctgaggcacgaaaattgtttgaacccaggagtggtaggtggcagtgagccgagatcatgccactgcacctccagcccgggtgacagagtgagactctgtctcaagaaaaaaaaaaaaagtctagatcAGAAAGCCACTTCAACCATAAAATCTAATATCAAAATGTATTCACAGGAACAAGTTCAAGTTGATCACTAAAAAACACGGAAAATTTTAATTGGAAAGTTTTATGcaaattcaatatttaatatcATTCCTCATACTTTgtatttcatcaaaattagaTACTTAAAAGGAAACATTACCACCACTTAGATGCCTCCAAATATCTTCTAGTTTACCCTAGTATGCTGcacaaaaatgattattttctgtaTGTCATGATATAAAGGAGAGGGCCTGATACAGATTATAAAGTTTGTCTGCCACCCATCTCACCCTAGGATCCTcattccctcctcccatcccataCACTCCCTTTCTCATATCAAAGAGTCAGGGCTGCAAGTGTAGACCATagctaaggttcaagtctgtgccCTACAGGGTCAAGGACTGGAAAAGTGGTTTTTGTACCTGAGATACAACTGGACCTtaagtttacttatttatttattttttgagatggagtctcgctctgtcaccgaggctggagtacaatggcgcgatctcagctcactgcaacctccacttcccgggttcaagcgattctccagcctcagcctcctgagtagctgggactacaggcacccatcaccacatccgaccaattttgtattttgagtagagacggggtttcaccatgttggccaggctggtctcgaactcttgacctcaggtgatccgcccgccttggcctcccaaagtactgggattacaggcttgaatcactgcgcccagccccggcacgatctcggctcactgcaagctccgcctcactggttcacgccattctcctgcttcagcctccccagcagctgggactacaggtgcccgccatcacgcccagctaattttttttttttgtattcttagagacggggtttcaccatgttagccaggatggtcttgatctcctgatctcgtgatccgcccgcctcggcctcccaaagtgctaggattacaggcgtgagccaccgcgcccggccttttttttttttttgaggcggaatctcgctctgtcacccaggctggagtgcagtggggcaatttcggctcactgcaaccgccgcctcttgacttcaagtgattctcgtgccacagcctcccaagcagctgggattactgacgtgtgcctccatgcccggctaatttttgtattttttttaaagtagagacggggttttaccatgttggtcaagctggtctcaaactttccacctcaggtgacctgcctgccttggcctcccaaagtcctgggattacaggtgtgagccatggcgcccggccagAGCTTGTTTAgacaaaagcataaaaaataactaatgtcTAAAAACAGCATACAGTCAGGATGAACAACAAATCTGGACCAATACAATGGGGAGGACaaaaagatctgaataaatgGACTGACATTTCATGGTCCTGGAGAGAACTTAGTATCCCATCCCACATTGTTTCGCGATTTAACATTAACATTTATACAAAAGTTATTAATTAGAACAAAAGTTATTGATTAGAATTAACTTATTAGAAAAACCTGGACAAACATACCCTAAAGTGCAGCCAGCAGTGATCACCTATGTAATGTCTCATAGGGTACTCTGGTGTGAATAGCACTTTCCAAAGGTCTTtcactttgcatttttctttgtatCCAGAATTGATAAAGTTACCAGGACTATTTCACAGTAATTAGACTTACAAAATCTTAACACTAGATAGACGTTAAGGCTATACATTCTTCCAATGTCTCAAGTCTATTGCTGGCCATCAGGAGCACCTGGATATGCAGGTTTGCGAAAAAGGAATCAAAGCAACAGGGAGTCTGGTTTGAACGGTTATTTCATCCAAATTACATTAAGGACTGCTAACTGGTTTCTGCCCCACAAAAGTACCCTTTGTTCATGTTTCCAAACTATAACACAGGTCCTCCTGGGGCAACGGCTAGataaattaacacatttttagaCTTTGCGCTCCGCTTTTCCAAACTCCAAGTCGACCGCTCCCCATTTGTTAACACAAACTTACTGTAACTGATTAGATTTCTAACCTTTCCTAGGGAGAGCCAGTTCAATTGGAAAAGAGTTGGTCACATGGGTtgctaaattaaaatataaagcatttccTAACAAGGAAGGGAGGCTGTCAATTGTGGTTATTTTTATCAGTAACTTTAAATATGGATTCATAGATTATCAATTTATGGCTGTCGTGGGTGTTAGAAGATGACCTAATCCCATccccattttcatttaaaaaaccgAAACTAAAGCTCTGTAAAATCAAATGATTTAAAATCATCTGACTAGGCCGAGAAAGAATTAGCTCTCTAGAGCATTACGGTAACAATCATTCGCAAACACGTAGCATTATCTGGCGACCCTGCTTTTCTGGAAATTTTGTCAATTATTCAGTTCCTTAAATTCCGTCAGCTACAACAGATGCATCAGCTCTTTCCACACTAACTTGAAAGAAGCACATTAGAAAATAGTCCTGACTTGTTTCTTGAGATCAGTAACTAATGAACTGACCTCCACCAGTCCTGCCTCAGGTCGTTAATGGTAAAAATTCTGTATGTCAGCCGCGTTTTGAGGCCTGTCCAAGGTGCTTGTGATTCCCATATGTCGGAGTCGCAGGGCTTTTCAGTACACGCCCTCAGGTGGGCGCCGCAGTCACAGACACTGGTCCCCGGCATTTGGAAACAGGAAAGGTGGTCCGACGGGCCGAGGGGTTTTTCTTGCAACCTTTAAATTACAAGCAAGAAAACGTGGGTTTTATTTCGGGCACAGGAATAGAATGAATTCTGAAATGGAGAACTAGAGGCCTGCGTGGGGAAACACTGACAAGCGcgagaagaaagggaaaggccTTTCTCTCTTGTGACGTGCGATCACAAGGCGTTCTCCCTACGTGGACGCTCACCATTGGCGGAGACCGGACTGACGTCCCGGAACTCGTCCAGACGCGAACGGCGGCAAAGGCGCTCCTGCCCTGAAAGCCGGCGAGGCGCGCGCGCTCCCGCAGCACGCCGGGCCTCCCCGCTCTGCCCGCCAACCCGCTGGTCCAGTCGCTCTTCGCGCCCGCTTGGCTCCGCCCCCTTCCCAACTCGCTCCTCCCCCAACAGAGTGGTGGCGCGCGGAAAACGCGTCACGTGACgactggcccctcctcttcctctcggTCCCATATTGAACTCGAGTTGGAAGAGGCGAGTCCGGTCTCAAAATGGAGGTAAAACCGCCGCCCGGTCGTCCCCAGCCCGACTCCGGCCGTCGCCGTCGCCGCCGGGGGGAGGAGGTATTAGGGGGAGAGCGGGGGGTTGGTGGGGAATGGCCGGTGTGGGGGGCCTGGTTCGATGGGAGCGGGGAGGCCGGGTGGACCGGGTCGGCCGTCCCGCGCTCTTGCGTTGAGACAGGctgtgggagggggaggggagcggGACTTGGAGACCTCCTCGGGGCCCCTCGCCCGCCTCGCCTTCACCTTCGGCTTCACAGGCGGCCCCTTGGAGGCGCGGCTTGGTCGGGGAGGCCTCGGGAGGGAAGCCGGCCTGCCGGTTGGGCGGCCTCCGAAGCGAGGCCGGGGCCGGCATGGCGGGCCCCGGCGGGAGCGGTtgggaggaggtggtgggggaggggaggggacgagCAGGCACATCCGGGCGAGCGAGCAAGCGGGCGGCGGCCACATTGACATTGATCCGCCGCCGCGTTACGAAATGGCGCATTGGCCCGCAATGGCCGCCGCCTCGCTCTGCCGCCGGGAAAGAGAGCCTGGGATTGGAGGGAAGAGGGCGGAGGCGGCCCGGCTGAAAAAGCCGCAAATGGCCTCGAAGCATGGGGAGGTAGTGCTTTCGCTGAAGTTCTGCCGACGCTTTTCTAGGCCTTTTACGGGTCCTCTCCGCGAGGAGAAGTCGATaattggccttttctttttttcgcAGCATCCTGTTGGAAATACGAGATTGTTAAAAACTTTGCTGCTTTAAAATACTTCCTAATCTATTTTTGCTGAAGTACTTACATTACACTTCTCTAACCGCCCTATGGGCGAAGGACTTAGTATTTGCGAACTTGAGTGTAGATGTGAAAAACAACCCAGCCAGCTCCTTCCCGGCCCCGGCCGCTGAGGAGGGTGGGTGGAGAAGAATTTGAGTATAGATGTtaaggaagaatttaaaaatgttttttatcttcATGTTTTCCCATTCTTTGAGTCGGCTCTGGTTGTAGTTTCCTGGAATTTTGTTTAGAGGACTGCAACCAGTGTTGAAATTTTCACGGTTTTGCAGTACATTTAATGTGGATCCTAAATATTTTTGTCGATTTCGTTATTGTCCATTGAATACATTTATCGAAGACTTGAAAAGATGAGATTACATGAATTAATTAATGCTTTAGGCTATTAACGTTTTTTCTAGCATGTGACAATCTCTTCACATTAAATGCCTTAATATCTCTACCTCTAGGAGACACAGGAAGCCATTAGAATGTAAACGTGAGCCCCCTTATTTAAGAACTTCGGGTGAAGGAAACCTTAATGAATGCATGCATTAAATGACAGTTCATGCAATGTGTTAAAAAGTCTTGACTAAAGTATAAAACAATTTCAAGACATCTTAATTCTTAAaaatctcagtttttgttttgctgtgctcCGTTCTTGTAGTCAGACAATACATACCATGCCTAATGTAAGTCCAACTTGCCAGTTAGTTGTGACTCTTAAAATTGAGTTGTGAAGTGCAGATTTTTGCAGCATATAACAAACATGGGTTGTAGAAAGCTATTTGgtcggcctttttttttctgtttttttgggaAATGCTGGTTTGGCTTAGGAATGcctgttttaaattaatttgctTGAAAGCAGTGAGTTTCTGTAAGTTTGACATTAAGAACTTTTAGATTGTTCTTCATCCAGTTTTGAATTTAAAtgcatgggccgggcgcagtggctcacgcctgtaatcctagcacttcgggaggccgaggcgagcggatcacgaggtaaggagatcgagaccattctggctaacacggtgaaatcccgtctgtactaaaaatacaaaaaattagctgggcgtggtggcgggcgcctgtagtcccagctactcgggaggctgaggcaggaaaatggcgtgaacccgggaggcggaggttacagtgagccgagatcgcgccactgcactctagcctgggtgacagagcgagactccatctcaaaaacaaaacaaacaaaaacataaatgcaTGTTGGGATGTAGACTGAGAAGAGTTGAAATGGGATAGATGCAACACTGCTTCTCCAACAGTTTAGTGCCTTAGAAAATGACTTATTAGCAACTTCTAAAGTAAAGGTTCTCAGACAgttgtagcttttaaaaaatgaagcgaTTTTTTGATTCTGGAATTGTCTTGGATTTCAATTTAGTTGAAGTGATATTGGCATTTGAAAGGCTGGTTATAGGTTTCCTTGACATAAGTTAGCCCCTTGACAGTTGAAGTCTATTTCTGGtcaaagtttttgttgttttgtttgagacggagttttgctcctatcgcccaggctggagtgtggtgacatgatcttggctcactgcaacctctgcctcctgggttcaagcgattttcctgtctcagcttctcgagtagctgggattacagacgcccaccaccatgcgcagctaattttttgtgtttttagtggagatgaggtttcgccgtgttggccaggctggtctcgaactcctgacctctgacctcaggtgatccatctgcctcggcctcccaaagtgttgggattacaggcatgagccaccgcgccaatgTCTGGTCAAAGTTTTAACTGGACAAAGTGTTAACTGTCACAGGAATTTGATGTTGATTTTATTACTTAACAGTACATTAAAGGCTCTTCTTGCATCTTAACAATTCATCTACTATAAGATAACTTAAGAGTATTGGTTCTTTCTCACAGGGCCATGATCCAAAGGAACCAGAGCAGTTGAGAAAACTGTTTATTGGTGGTCTGAGCTTTGAAACTACAGATGATAGTTTAAgagaacattttgagaaatgggGCACACTCACAGATTGTGTGGTAAGTTACTAAGAGAACAGAAGGGTTCTAAGGGATGTAGAGAACCGGTGGAGGTGTTTTCAAcattataaaactttttattttgtaggtaATGAGAGACCCCCAAACAAAACGTTCCAGGGGCTTTGGTTTTGTGACTTATTCTTGTGTTGAAGAGGTGGATGCAGCGATGTGTGCTCGACCACACAAGGTTGATGGGCGTGTAGTGGAACCAAAGAGAGCTGTTTCTAGAGAggtattttaataatacattgtGTAATATGTGAAATTGTTGTGAAAGTTTGTTTGttgacttaatattttatttgtaggaTTCTGTAAAGCCTGGTGCCCATCTAACAGTGAAGAAAATTTTTGTTGGTGGTattaaagaagacacagaagaaTATAATTTGAGAGACTACTTTGAAAAGTATGGCAAGATTGAAACCATAGAAGTTATGGAAGACAGGCAGAGTGGAAAAAAGAGAGGATTTGCTTTTGTAACTTTTGATGATCATGATACAGTTGATAAAATTGTTGGTAAGTAGCAATTTATGGTAACTTGAATGAGAAAGTAGAAgtggtttttctgttttgaacTAAATTTGCTAAATTGCTTGTAATTTTCTGTTGCGTGTAATGGCATTTATAGTGTATAGTCAATTTTCATAGTGTCTGCCTGTGTAATCAGTatccagatgaagaaataaacattaaCATCTCAGAATGCTCCTTCATTCCCAGAGTCACTACCTGATTGTGTCTTAATGGGTTACATAATGACAGAGGGTATCTCATATATGTGCTTTTCCaaacataaaataactttttgttttgtttgattaaaaaaaaatttagttcagAAATACCACACTATTAATGGGCATAATTGTGAAGTGAAAAAGGCCCTTTCTAAACAAGAGATGCAGTCTGCTGGATCACAGAGAGGTGAGTAGGAccatacacatgtacacaatgGATGTGAGTGGTGTTTGTAAGGTTCTTAAAAATCTCCCTTGCCTGTGTTAAAGGTCGTGGAGGTGGATCTGGCAATTTTATGGGTCGCGGAGGAAActttggaggtggtggaggtaATTTTGGCCGTGGTGGAAACTTTGGTGGAAGAGGTAGGCTGTTTATCTTCTAAGTACATGGATACCTGACATTTTGGTAAgttgaatatattatttcaattcaTGTCTTGTTTTTCCTCAGGAGGctatggtggtggaggtggtggcagCAGAGGTAGTTATGGAGGAGGTGATGGTGGATATAATGGATTTGGAGGTGATGGTAGGTGGCTTATTTTCATTGATGTTTGATATTTTAACTTTCTTTGCTTATTgaaaattaagtatttattacacttttctaattttagttaaAACTCTAGTGGCTTAATGGTTAAGATGTGTTTCCAAACTGTACGTAGAAGAGGAGGAACCTTTTTTCCCCTGGAGATACAACATTAGCTGCTCTTTTTCAGCAAGTAGTAGGGGTTGAGCTAGAATTGTTTTATTAAGTCTGAGACTATATTTTTCTTagtgaaattttataaaatgaaaactgattttttttttttttactatcagaAGATGGTTAAACATTTACTTTTCATTCTTACTAGCGCAGATACTTAATACTCTATTATTATTAGGTATTACCAGGATTCAGAGTGTTAACTCACTGGCTTATTTGCCAGTGGcttaaatgtaatataaaaccAGAGTTGAGTAATTctagctattcagggggctgaggcagagaggttgTTTGAGGTgaggattttgagaccagtctgagcaacataagGATACCGtatatctagaaaaataaaacgggaacatggtggcacatgcccatagtctagctactcaggaggctgaggtgggagaatggcttgagcccaggagttcaaggctgcattgcTGTGGTCGCACCACTGTACTtgagcccaggcaacagagcaagacccagtttCTTA
The sequence above is drawn from the Nomascus leucogenys isolate Asia chromosome 22a, Asia_NLE_v1, whole genome shotgun sequence genome and encodes:
- the HNRNPA3 gene encoding heterogeneous nuclear ribonucleoprotein A3 isoform X1 gives rise to the protein MEVKPPPGRPQPDSGRRRRRRGEEGHDPKEPEQLRKLFIGGLSFETTDDSLREHFEKWGTLTDCVVMRDPQTKRSRGFGFVTYSCVEEVDAAMCARPHKVDGRVVEPKRAVSREDSVKPGAHLTVKKIFVGGIKEDTEEYNLRDYFEKYGKIETIEVMEDRQSGKKRGFAFVTFDDHDTVDKIVVQKYHTINGHNCEVKKALSKQEMQSAGSQRGRGGGSGNFMGRGGNFGGGGGNFGRGGNFGGRGGYGGGGGGSRGSYGGGDGGYNGFGGDGGNYGGGPGYSSRGGYGGGGPGYGNQGGGYGGGGGGYDGYNEGGNFGGGNYGGGGNYNDFGNYSGQQQSNYGPMKGGSFGGRSSGSPYGGGYGSGGGSGGYGSRRF
- the HNRNPA3 gene encoding heterogeneous nuclear ribonucleoprotein A3 isoform X2; translation: MEGHDPKEPEQLRKLFIGGLSFETTDDSLREHFEKWGTLTDCVVMRDPQTKRSRGFGFVTYSCVEEVDAAMCARPHKVDGRVVEPKRAVSREDSVKPGAHLTVKKIFVGGIKEDTEEYNLRDYFEKYGKIETIEVMEDRQSGKKRGFAFVTFDDHDTVDKIVVQKYHTINGHNCEVKKALSKQEMQSAGSQRGRGGGSGNFMGRGGNFGGGGGNFGRGGNFGGRGGYGGGGGGSRGSYGGGDGGYNGFGGDGGNYGGGPGYSSRGGYGGGGPGYGNQGGGYGGGGGGYDGYNEGGNFGGGNYGGGGNYNDFGNYSGQQQSNYGPMKGGSFGGRSSGSPYGGGYGSGGGSGGYGSRRF